The following are encoded in a window of Patescibacteria group bacterium genomic DNA:
- a CDS encoding DUF4430 domain-containing protein, translating to MMKSFLFIIIGFALVVSLSACGTKVADDSNTVEQKDVESADIEVNDSVDKVNKVNKNESAVFFLSIDEETFEIETPLQEEFSAYDILSLYAAKQGVELKTKGYSFGMFIEGIGEKIGDADNFWLFYVNDKLANSSADTTIVQPGDVIKFEFTSNNPF from the coding sequence ATGATGAAAAGTTTTTTATTTATAATCATAGGTTTTGCTTTAGTTGTTTCTTTGTCAGCTTGCGGGACAAAGGTTGCTGATGATAGTAATACTGTTGAGCAGAAAGATGTTGAGTCAGCAGACATAGAAGTTAATGATAGTGTTGATAAAGTTAATAAAGTTAATAAAAACGAATCAGCTGTTTTCTTTTTGAGTATTGATGAAGAAACCTTTGAGATTGAGACTCCGCTCCAAGAAGAATTTAGCGCCTATGATATTTTGAGTTTATATGCGGCGAAACAGGGAGTCGAGCTCAAGACAAAGGGGTATTCTTTTGGTATGTTTATTGAAGGGATCGGGGAAAAGATCGGTGATGCGGATAATTTTTGGCTTTTTTATGTTAATGACAAATTGGCGAATTCTTCGGCAGACACAACCATCGTGCAGCCAGGTGATGTTATAAAGTTTGAGTTTACGAGCAACAACCCGTTTTAA
- a CDS encoding type II toxin-antitoxin system HicA family toxin, producing MPPYNFPSDSSQKNIIKAFKKIGFIADVAGGKGSHIKVIEPRTKKWIIVQNKIYKEAIRSYIKFVEELGYNANQFIKYL from the coding sequence ATGCCACCATATAATTTTCCATCAGACAGCAGTCAAAAAAATATAATAAAAGCATTTAAGAAAATTGGCTTTATCGCAGATGTTGCTGGTGGCAAGGGGAGCCACATCAAAGTTATTGAACCGAGAACTAAAAAGTGGATAATAGTGCAGAACAAAATATATAAAGAGGCCATCAGAAGTTATATAAAATTTGTTGAAGAATTGGGATATAATGCTAATCAGTTTATAAAATATCTTTAG
- a CDS encoding HEPN domain-containing protein, with product MKKENVKKVIGYWQKTAKRDYDTMLGLFKIKRYPESLFYGHIVLEKILKALVVKHTEKEAPYIHDLLRLREISETDLSEEQIDLLDTVNDFNIRARYPERKLQFYKKCDREYVKDYLDKIIKLYKELCQKLKQKK from the coding sequence ATGAAAAAAGAAAATGTTAAAAAAGTTATAGGATATTGGCAGAAAACCGCCAAACGTGATTATGATACTATGCTTGGATTGTTTAAAATCAAGCGCTATCCAGAGAGTTTATTTTATGGTCATATTGTTTTGGAGAAGATATTAAAAGCCCTGGTGGTTAAACATACTGAAAAAGAAGCGCCATATATTCATGATTTGTTGCGATTACGAGAAATTTCCGAGACAGATTTGTCAGAAGAACAGATAGATTTGTTAGATACAGTGAATGATTTTAATATTCGCGCTCGTTATCCCGAACGTAAATTACAGTTTTATAAAAAATGTGATAGAGAATATGTCAAGGATTATCTTGATAAGATAATTAAATTATACAAAGAATTATGTCAAAAACTGAAGCAAAAAAAATAG
- a CDS encoding nucleotidyltransferase domain-containing protein produces the protein MSKTEAKKIVKNYAEKLKEQGYSFSAVYLFGSHVRDKANKWSDIDVAVVSDRLKRNIDKNRFLLWKMRRDIDTRIEPHGFTIKDFQDECDPMAYEIRKTGIKIA, from the coding sequence ATGTCAAAAACTGAAGCAAAAAAAATAGTAAAAAATTATGCTGAAAAATTAAAAGAGCAGGGTTATTCGTTTTCTGCCGTCTATTTATTTGGTTCTCATGTTCGAGATAAAGCGAACAAATGGAGTGATATTGATGTAGCGGTAGTATCGGATAGATTAAAGCGAAATATAGACAAGAACAGATTCTTATTATGGAAAATGAGAAGGGACATAGATACTAGAATTGAGCCCCACGGCTTTACAATAAAAGATTTTCAGGATGAGTGTGATCCAATGGCTTATGAAATAAGAAAAACCGGAATTAAGATAGCTTGA
- a CDS encoding glycosyltransferase family 4 protein, protein MEKTQRKKILYIITQSEFGGAQRYLFELITHLLARRSLGEGRDPEKYDITVAAGPASSADEPGGDFLDRLKAQNCRIWRLKHLGRLIIPHKDILAYFELKKLINTIKPDILQLHSTKAGVLGSLAAKNYNSHIRKIGIHSQNLHVIYRIGGWAFLEDIPWWKKWLYIKAEKWTGKYKDIIINNCEAHRQLAIKLGIAPAEKIKTIYNGIDLNKLTFLNRQEARQKLTSSSQAVKQSSIVIGTIANFYKNKGLKYLIKAVSQLSIIPASTKGRWASGRNYQLLIIGDGAERKNIENLIQELNLENQVILTGKIKNAHQYLKAFDIFVLPSIKEGQPWSLMEAMAAELPIVATNVAAIPEMIEDGKSGLIIESKNPQAIAEKIGYLANNHKIAESLGKNARQVIEKKFTTQRMITGTIKTYEDKPKNT, encoded by the coding sequence ATGGAAAAAACCCAAAGAAAGAAAATACTATACATCATCACCCAATCCGAATTTGGCGGCGCCCAGCGCTACCTTTTTGAGTTAATAACTCATCTTCTCGCCCGCCGAAGCCTTGGCGAAGGCAGGGACCCCGAGAAATACGACATCACTGTTGCCGCAGGACCTGCCTCCTCGGCTGACGAGCCTGGTGGTGATTTTTTAGACCGCCTGAAGGCTCAAAATTGCCGAATTTGGCGGCTTAAACACTTGGGCAGGTTAATCATACCCCATAAAGACATTTTGGCCTATTTTGAGTTAAAAAAACTTATAAACACCATAAAACCCGACATTTTGCAACTGCATTCCACTAAAGCTGGGGTCCTCGGCTCCCTTGCCGCAAAAAATTATAATTCGCATATTCGCAAAATTGGCATTCATTCGCAAAATTTGCATGTTATTTATAGAATTGGCGGCTGGGCCTTTCTCGAGGACATACCATGGTGGAAGAAATGGCTTTACATTAAAGCTGAAAAATGGACCGGCAAGTACAAAGACATTATTATTAATAACTGTGAAGCCCATCGCCAACTCGCCATCAAACTCGGCATTGCTCCTGCTGAAAAAATTAAAACTATTTACAATGGCATTGACTTAAACAAACTCACCTTCCTTAATCGCCAAGAGGCGCGTCAAAAACTCACCTCAAGCAGTCAAGCAGTCAAGCAGTCAAGCATCGTCATCGGCACCATCGCCAACTTCTATAAAAATAAAGGTCTTAAATATCTTATCAAAGCCGTTAGTCAATTATCAATTATTCCAGCCTCAACTAAAGGCAGATGGGCCTCTGGCCGAAATTATCAATTATTAATTATCGGTGACGGCGCTGAACGCAAAAATATAGAAAACCTTATCCAAGAGCTCAACCTCGAAAATCAAGTCATCCTCACTGGAAAAATAAAAAACGCCCATCAATACTTAAAAGCCTTTGATATCTTTGTTCTCCCGTCAATCAAAGAAGGCCAGCCCTGGTCGCTTATGGAAGCCATGGCCGCTGAACTGCCGATTGTTGCCACGAATGTCGCGGCAATCCCAGAAATGATAGAAGATGGCAAATCTGGGTTAATTATAGAATCAAAAAATCCGCAGGCAATTGCGGAAAAGATTGGGTATTTAGCAAACAACCACAAAATCGCCGAGAGTCTTGGTAAAAATGCGCGTCAGGTAATCGAAAAAAAATTTACTACCCAAAGAATGATTACCGGAACAATAAAAACATACGAAGATAAGCCAAAAAACACTTAA
- a CDS encoding SDR family NAD(P)-dependent oxidoreductase — MNENNTILVTGGAGFIGYHVTKKLLDQGHRVVVVDNFNPYYDQNLKKARAMRLAIYPNCKIIRADIRDVEEMRRIFQQYRFDKIVHLAAQAGVRYSLSHPLIYGSTNVQGTLNLLELARQFKVKNFVLASSSSVYGKVDEFPSREDFRLHTPVSLYAASKQACELMAHSYHHLYKMKITCLRFFNVYGPWGRPDMALFIFTDLITKNQPIEVFNYGEAEKDFTYVDDIADGVVSAVAKNLDYEIINLGNGRPIPLMRYIELIEKGLGRVAEKKMMPPIPGDVQKSCADITKARELLGYSPKTPVEEGIKRFVRWYREYHKI, encoded by the coding sequence ATGAATGAAAATAACACAATCTTAGTCACTGGCGGAGCCGGGTTTATTGGTTATCATGTCACTAAAAAATTGCTTGATCAAGGCCATAGAGTGGTTGTGGTTGATAATTTTAATCCTTATTATGATCAGAATTTGAAAAAAGCTCGAGCCATGAGGTTGGCGATTTATCCAAACTGTAAAATTATACGAGCTGATATCCGCGATGTTGAAGAGATGAGGCGAATTTTTCAGCAATATAGGTTTGATAAAATCGTTCATTTGGCGGCGCAGGCCGGGGTTAGATATTCTCTTAGTCATCCTTTGATTTATGGTTCAACCAATGTTCAGGGAACCTTGAATTTATTGGAGCTCGCTCGTCAGTTTAAGGTTAAAAATTTTGTGCTGGCCTCCAGTTCTTCCGTGTATGGCAAAGTTGATGAGTTTCCATCCCGTGAGGATTTTCGGTTGCATACGCCGGTTTCTTTGTACGCGGCGAGTAAACAGGCCTGTGAGCTGATGGCGCATTCTTACCATCACTTGTATAAGATGAAAATAACCTGTCTGCGGTTTTTTAATGTTTATGGTCCTTGGGGTCGGCCGGATATGGCGTTGTTTATATTTACGGATTTAATCACTAAAAATCAACCGATTGAGGTTTTTAACTATGGTGAAGCAGAAAAAGATTTTACTTATGTTGATGATATTGCTGATGGCGTGGTTTCCGCTGTGGCAAAAAATTTAGATTATGAAATAATTAATCTGGGCAATGGCCGGCCGATTCCTTTGATGCGCTACATTGAATTGATTGAAAAAGGATTGGGCAGGGTTGCAGAGAAAAAGATGATGCCTCCGATTCCTGGTGATGTTCAGAAATCATGCGCGGACATTACCAAGGCTCGAGAATTATTAGGATATAGCCCCAAGACGCCGGTGGAAGAAGGGATTAAGAGATTTGTTAGGTGGTATCGTGAGTACCATAAGATTTAA
- a CDS encoding nucleotide sugar dehydrogenase, with product MTNQKICIVGLGYVGLPLAALFSTTYDVVGFDINEKRIKELKQGKDSTGEVEDIANYNIEFTTDAHKISHADFVIVAVHTPIDRAKNPDLGPLRSASKIVGQNLKNGAIVVYESTVYPGCTEEICAPILEQESGKKCGADFKVGYSPERVNPADKEHTIDKIVKVVSGCDKITMERIAELYGSVITAGVHKASSIKVAEAAKVIENIKRDLNIALVNELSLIFEKLGINTREVLEAAGTKWNFNSGKYYPGLVGGHCISVDPYYLTHKALEVGYHPQIILAGRATNEYMARHVAEMTVKELSLAGKVLKDSKVLIMGLTFKENVPDTRNSQAKRVIEYLKEFGVDVYGYEPLLKDDIEEQFGVENIKEIKPFDKLRPGKLRNREIKDDDDPSDQLPVTSDYDTKFDAVIIFSPHNEFKKITLDILKNKMNDKPIIVDIKEFFNKDKAKELGFAYRSL from the coding sequence ATGACTAATCAAAAAATATGCATAGTAGGTTTGGGTTATGTGGGCCTGCCATTAGCTGCGCTTTTTTCCACGACTTATGATGTTGTCGGCTTTGATATAAATGAGAAACGAATTAAAGAATTAAAGCAAGGCAAGGATTCAACGGGTGAAGTGGAAGATATTGCAAATTACAATATAGAATTTACAACTGACGCGCATAAAATCAGTCATGCGGATTTTGTGATTGTGGCTGTGCACACGCCGATTGATAGAGCAAAGAATCCAGATTTAGGTCCTTTGAGAAGTGCGAGTAAAATCGTGGGACAGAATTTGAAAAATGGAGCGATTGTGGTTTATGAATCTACTGTATATCCTGGCTGTACAGAAGAAATTTGCGCGCCGATTTTAGAGCAGGAATCAGGCAAAAAGTGCGGGGCTGATTTTAAAGTTGGATATTCGCCGGAGCGGGTTAATCCGGCTGATAAAGAGCACACCATAGATAAAATCGTGAAAGTGGTTTCTGGATGCGACAAGATTACCATGGAAAGAATAGCTGAACTTTATGGTTCTGTAATTACTGCCGGCGTTCACAAAGCCTCGTCAATTAAAGTGGCAGAGGCCGCTAAAGTGATTGAGAATATTAAGCGAGATTTAAATATTGCCCTGGTTAATGAATTATCTTTAATTTTTGAAAAATTAGGAATAAATACGCGGGAAGTTTTGGAAGCGGCGGGGACTAAGTGGAATTTTAATTCCGGCAAATATTATCCAGGTCTGGTTGGGGGGCATTGCATTAGCGTGGACCCGTATTACTTAACGCATAAAGCTTTGGAAGTTGGCTATCATCCGCAGATTATTTTGGCTGGCCGGGCAACTAACGAATATATGGCGCGGCATGTAGCGGAGATGACGGTTAAAGAATTAAGCTTAGCTGGCAAGGTTTTGAAAGATTCCAAAGTTTTGATTATGGGGTTGACTTTTAAGGAGAATGTGCCGGACACGCGGAATAGTCAAGCCAAGCGGGTGATTGAATATCTGAAAGAATTTGGGGTTGATGTTTATGGGTATGAACCATTATTAAAAGATGATATTGAAGAGCAGTTTGGGGTTGAAAATATAAAAGAAATAAAGCCATTCGACAAACTCAGGCCAGGAAAACTAAGAAATAGAGAAATAAAGGACGACGACGACCCTAGTGACCAGTTACCAGTGACTAGTGACTATGACACAAAATTTGATGCCGTTATCATATTTAGTCCGCATAACGAGTTTAAAAAAATTACTCTTGACATTTTGAAAAATAAGATGAATGATAAGCCGATAATTGTAGATATCAAAGAATTTTTTAATAAAGACAAAGCTAAAGAATTAGGATTTGCGTATCGGTCGTTGTGA
- a CDS encoding SDR family oxidoreductase — protein sequence MTNTRKTPAPTPRKVRSGAGQAILVTGGAGFIGSHLCERLLGEGNEVLCLDNFYTGSKENIKHLIDNKNFELIRHNINLPIFLEVDQIYNLACPAAPPHYQNDPIETTKTCVIGMINMLGLAKRTGARILQASTSEIYGDPLENPQKETYRGNVNTLGPRACYDEGKRCSETLCMDYYRQHQVDIRIIRIFNTFGPRMALNDGRVVSNFIISALKNEPITIYGDGSQTRSFQYVDDLVSGMIKMMEQDDFVGPVNLGNPDERSIRELAGKIIGLTDSRSQVIYKPLPEDDPKVRKPDITLAKERLNWEPKVGLEEGLNKTIDYFKNIMQI from the coding sequence ATGACTAATACCAGGAAAACCCCCGCACCAACCCCTCGTAAAGTTCGGAGTGGTGCGGGGCAGGCAATTTTAGTAACAGGAGGAGCCGGATTTATTGGCTCTCACCTTTGTGAGCGGCTTTTGGGCGAGGGTAATGAGGTGCTGTGCTTGGATAATTTTTATACTGGGTCAAAAGAGAATATTAAGCATCTGATTGATAATAAGAATTTTGAATTGATTCGGCATAATATTAATTTACCGATTTTTTTAGAAGTGGACCAGATTTATAATTTGGCTTGCCCCGCGGCGCCGCCGCATTATCAAAATGATCCGATTGAAACCACCAAGACTTGTGTTATTGGTATGATAAATATGCTTGGTTTGGCCAAAAGGACTGGCGCTAGGATTTTACAGGCATCAACTTCAGAGATATATGGCGATCCTCTAGAGAATCCGCAAAAAGAGACCTATCGCGGTAATGTAAATACTTTGGGTCCCCGAGCCTGTTATGATGAAGGTAAGCGGTGCTCTGAAACTTTGTGCATGGATTATTATCGCCAGCATCAAGTTGATATCAGGATAATCAGGATTTTTAATACTTTTGGTCCGCGGATGGCGCTTAATGATGGCCGGGTTGTTTCTAATTTTATTATTTCTGCTTTAAAAAATGAGCCGATTACAATTTATGGCGACGGCAGCCAAACTCGCAGTTTTCAATATGTTGATGATTTAGTCAGCGGGATGATTAAGATGATGGAGCAAGATGATTTTGTCGGTCCGGTTAATTTGGGAAATCCCGATGAGCGGAGCATCAGAGAGCTGGCTGGAAAAATTATTGGTTTAACTGATTCACGCTCACAAGTAATTTATAAACCATTGCCAGAAGATGATCCGAAAGTCCGAAAACCAGACATTACTTTAGCCAAGGAGAGGCTGAACTGGGAGCCAAAAGTGGGGCTGGAGGAGGGGCTTAATAAAACTATTGATTACTTTAAGAACATAATGCAAATCTAA
- a CDS encoding glycosyltransferase family 4 protein, with the protein MNLRILIFSLAYFPHVGGAEVAIREITGRLSDFEFDMITWNIDAKKNKETRNKEIKKLRDANTTNAKLERVGNVNVYRISCPKFLFPVYAYRKAKELHKLNNYQIVWGMMANLAGLGALLFKLRFNKVKFLLTLQTGNDDKKVWQKTWWWRPLYKMIYRKADYIQAISNYLAERGKRFGAKCRIEIIPNGVDLSIFQETRKKKQETKAANITDIGLDDKVIITASRLVEKNGLSDLIRAIQLSQPQPKADGPLSQKAGPPLAEIINYQLSIKLLIAGVGELEGELKNLVNKLGLGDKVFFLGQVDHEELAKLYNVVSVFVRPSLSEGLGSAFLEAMGAGVPVIATPVGGIPDFLKDGETGWFCGVKNPKSIAGKIDYILDEKNKDEVTRVIENARKLVEEEYNWEKIAQKMDNIFKSLL; encoded by the coding sequence ATGAATTTACGAATACTTATATTTTCACTTGCCTACTTTCCCCATGTGGGAGGGGCAGAAGTGGCGATACGAGAGATAACTGGCCGACTCTCTGATTTTGAGTTTGACATGATAACTTGGAATATTGATGCTAAAAAAAATAAAGAAACCAGAAATAAAGAAATAAAGAAATTAAGGGACGCGAATACTACAAATGCTAAGCTCGAGAGGGTGGGCAATGTTAATGTTTATAGAATTTCATGTCCTAAGTTTTTATTTCCAGTTTATGCATACAGAAAAGCTAAAGAATTGCACAAACTGAATAATTATCAAATTGTTTGGGGAATGATGGCGAATCTGGCGGGGCTTGGAGCTCTACTTTTTAAGTTGAGGTTCAATAAGGTTAAGTTTCTGCTGACGCTCCAGACTGGCAATGATGATAAAAAGGTTTGGCAAAAGACCTGGTGGTGGCGGCCGTTGTATAAGATGATTTACAGGAAGGCCGATTATATTCAGGCGATTAGTAATTATTTGGCGGAACGAGGGAAGCGATTTGGCGCAAAATGTCGGATTGAAATTATACCCAATGGAGTGGATTTGAGTATATTTCAAGAAACAAGAAAAAAGAAACAAGAAACTAAGGCTGCGAATATCACGGATATTGGGCTTGATGATAAAGTTATTATTACTGCTTCAAGATTAGTGGAGAAAAATGGGTTGAGCGATTTGATAAGGGCGATTCAATTATCCCAGCCTCAACCAAAGGCAGATGGGCCTCTGTCCCAAAAGGCTGGTCCGCCTCTGGCGGAAATTATCAATTATCAATTATCAATTAAACTATTGATTGCTGGAGTCGGTGAGCTTGAAGGCGAACTTAAAAATTTAGTTAATAAATTAGGACTTGGAGACAAGGTATTTTTTTTAGGTCAAGTTGACCATGAAGAGTTAGCAAAATTATATAATGTGGTTTCAGTTTTTGTACGGCCGAGTTTGTCGGAAGGGTTGGGCAGCGCGTTTTTGGAGGCGATGGGAGCTGGGGTGCCTGTGATTGCCACACCAGTTGGCGGCATTCCTGATTTCCTCAAAGACGGGGAGACAGGTTGGTTTTGTGGGGTGAAAAATCCGAAAAGTATTGCGGGAAAAATTGATTACATCTTAGACGAGAAGAATAAAGATGAAGTAACTCGAGTTATTGAGAATGCTAGAAAATTGGTTGAGGAGGAATATAATTGGGAGAAGATTGCTCAAAAAATGGATAATATTTTTAAAAGTTTGTTATGA
- a CDS encoding glycosyltransferase family 4 protein, translating to MKLTIAAGIFPPDIGGPATYVVKLGTALVTRGWEVRVVCYSSDLRFQVSDSNDYKFKVCRVSRKGNVFFRYWRYFWRLVKVAKNSDVIYAQGPISAGLPAMLAAKMMRKKFMIKVVGDPAWEQAIGKGLTDDMIDEFQTKKYSRAERDSYHAKRDGGRIKRLKNIRRFVCRQADLVITPSHYLKRIVEGWGVAKEKIEVVYNAVDFTIHDSHNTIQDANDENIILSVGRLVKWKGMDKLIEIMPELLKINPKFKLYIIGDGPEKKNYQLSIINYQLQDKVKLTGKVSHERVLEYLKKAKMFILNTGYEGLPHIVLEAMQAGCPVITTRAGGNPEVVRDGENGLLVQYNNKEQLKGAVLKMWRDNGLRQRLTEQAKIDLKKFDFENMISKTEKMIIKVIK from the coding sequence ATGAAATTAACAATTGCCGCTGGGATTTTTCCGCCGGATATTGGCGGACCGGCAACATATGTGGTGAAGTTGGGGACCGCACTGGTTACACGGGGTTGGGAGGTGCGGGTGGTTTGCTATTCATCAGATTTAAGATTTCAAGTTTCAGATTCAAATGATTATAAATTTAAAGTTTGTCGAGTTTCGCGAAAGGGAAACGTTTTTTTTAGATATTGGCGGTATTTTTGGCGGTTGGTGAAAGTGGCTAAGAATTCCGATGTGATCTATGCGCAAGGGCCGATTTCAGCTGGATTGCCGGCAATGTTGGCGGCAAAGATGATGAGGAAAAAGTTTATGATTAAAGTGGTAGGCGACCCAGCTTGGGAGCAGGCGATTGGCAAGGGATTGACTGATGATATGATTGATGAATTTCAGACAAAAAAATATAGTCGCGCTGAGCGCGACTCATATCACGCTAAGCGTGATGGAGGCAGAATTAAGCGTTTGAAGAATATAAGGCGCTTTGTTTGTAGACAGGCAGATTTAGTAATTACACCGAGTCATTATCTAAAAAGGATCGTTGAGGGTTGGGGTGTAGCAAAGGAGAAGATTGAGGTGGTTTATAATGCCGTGGATTTCACGATTCACGATTCACATAACACGATACAGGACGCGAATGACGAGAATATTATTTTGTCAGTGGGAAGATTAGTGAAGTGGAAGGGGATGGATAAACTGATTGAGATTATGCCGGAGCTACTTAAAATAAATCCGAAATTCAAACTTTATATTATCGGTGACGGTCCTGAGAAAAAAAATTATCAGTTATCAATTATCAATTATCAATTACAAGATAAAGTAAAATTAACAGGAAAGGTAAGCCACGAGAGAGTATTAGAATATTTAAAGAAAGCCAAAATGTTTATTCTAAACACTGGTTATGAAGGGTTGCCGCACATTGTTTTGGAGGCGATGCAGGCCGGTTGTCCTGTGATTACAACACGAGCTGGTGGAAATCCAGAAGTAGTGCGAGATGGGGAGAATGGTTTATTGGTGCAATATAATAATAAAGAGCAATTAAAAGGGGCTGTTTTGAAAATGTGGCGAGATAATGGTTTAAGGCAGAGATTAACAGAACAAGCGAAAATAGATTTAAAAAAGTTTGATTTTGAAAATATGATTAGTAAAACTGAAAAGATGATTATAAAAGTAATCAAGTAA